In the Anolis sagrei isolate rAnoSag1 chromosome 1, rAnoSag1.mat, whole genome shotgun sequence genome, TGCaaccaaattatggattttgatatgacccctGGACAGTCAAGGGTCATTTTATAAAGAAAGGAAAGCAACAATGCCATCTCAGGACCAGTTGTGCCTATCTGCCATCATTTCCCTGTCCAAGGTTTCAAAAGGCCGAGAAATGGTGCCATGGCAGAGCATAGAGGGATTTCTTTTTGCCTCTCCAAGGATGGTCTAAGCTCCTGCCTTCCGCCACTTTGCAGGGAGAAGGGGGTGGTTCCATATTTTTGACTTATGAGACCGTGTTCACATTGACTTGTGGAGAAATCGacgtaggttttttgggttgtctttttgactaaaattgctggagtatatattttattatccGGTTCATTGAAAGATGTTTTGGGCCTAGAGGCATACTCAGTCAGGGAATGCAGAATGTGCAAGTTTCTGGAATCTGCTACTTTGAGTTATGCTTTTAAATATGTAAATCTGTATTTTAAAGCTGGAAAGATAAGATGTCTTGATATCCCTGATATTTCTGTTTCCAAATATAGAAGTAGGCATGTAAAGTGTTGGCCATGCCACAAAATATAGCAAAATCCAGAAAATGTAAAAATTTGTATATATATTCTTTAGTGTCagaagggacttgagaaactgcaagtcacttctggtgtgagagaattggctgtctgcaaggacattgcccaggggacacctggaagttttaccatcccgtgggaggcttctctcatgtccccacatgggaagctggagctgacaggacagagctcatcccgctccccagattccaaccacCAGtcatttggtcagcagtcctgcacaagggtttaactcattgcattaCCGGGGCCTCCAAAAAAACTGTACTGATCATCCCAAGTTCACAAAATATACCAAGCAAGCTGCTTTCAAGTCTCCACTGTCTGTAACTGTGAGACAGTTCAAAGGTGACAATAGAATCATACTGAAGGCCATTTTTGTAAGAGTCCTGTGCCTCTTATTCCAGCGAATGTGGGGGGCTGTTTGTATTTGTGTTCCCAATGATTCAAAAACTTTAATGCTGCCTTACAAGCCTTATGATTATAAACCTGAAGGGCAGGACTTGTCGTATTAATGACCTGGATTTATTGTCCTGAAGGGCAGATAAACTTGGTTGAAATAATAACTGGAGGCTGGACCTTAATTTGTGTTACAAAATTTGGGCTTTAGCGTTGATCCTTTGCACTATCACCGTTTCTTTGTCTTTTACTCTGAGATTCTAAACTACAACTTGGAGAATATTTTTCTCAGCCCCTTGCTTCCTTTAGTGTTGCTGCCAGAGAGATTGAAACCAAAGACCTCTTGTGTCTTGAGCTCTTGCTTGCCTTTTGTTCCTGATCCAGGTTATGTCTCCCTTCGCTTTCCACTCTTTGAGAAATTATTTGGTCTAGAATTTCTATAATTATTTGCTTAGAAATTCTGGAAGGACCTCTAcacaaaaacactgtatttttgATTAGGTCCTGTCTTAAAAGGATCTTTTCTGATCTCGTCAAAATAAGTGATACTCTCAGGCATTATCTCTTGGCAATAATTGTTTTGCTACAACCAGTTGTGTGaataaataattttttctttTGCTTGAATATCTTGCAAGCCAGTTTAATTGGATGACCATATGTTATAGCATTTCTTGTGTGGGTGGTAAAATGTCTGTATTCTTCCTCAACATACTATTCACACTTTTATAAATACTGCTAATGTTCCAGTCTTAATTATATTTGTTGTAATTTCTTAAAatatgcatctcctcctataggGAAAAGGCAAAATACTGCTAATGTTCCAGTCTTAATTATATTTGTTGTAATTTCTTAAAatatgcatctcctcctatagggaaaaggcaaaaatgaTCCAAGAAAATGAGAGCAATATTATTTTTAGTCAAAACATTTGGTTTATCTGGCTCGGTatcatttagatcagtggttcccaacctcatCAGAGGACCAACAATTTCTAGAGAGAGCATTTTAATCAAATACCTGAATAATCCACAAAAGTCACACCTGTAAGTGTTGTTTCCTCCAGATAGGAAACAAATTGATTAAGCAGTAGCTAAGATTTCAAGAAATCAACAAGAAAAATTGAATTATATGATCTTTTACCATTTTAACTTAAGATAAGTCAAGTGCTACAGCTGGATGTTGTTAAAGCAGACACCACATTACAGAAGCAATAATGTTTTGCCTTTATCTGAAATACTTCAGGCCTGAGGATTTGCGCCATGAATTTGGTCGGTATGGCCCCGTAGTAGACGTGTACGTTCCGCTTGACTTCTACACAAGACGCCCAAGAGGATTTGCTTATATACAATATCCTTTGTGTCACTGCATGTTTGTGAAGATGTCTTGTCTTGCTGCATCCTAAtggaatgtatttatttctttgtcTCAGAAAATGTAAAGCAGTCCCCAGTGGCTGGCAAGCACCCCAAAGTTTGAATGAACCTGGTTAGATAGAGTCCAAGCAGGCAAGCCAAAAGACACCTTAAAGTCCAAGCTTCGAGGAATAAAGAGGGAGGGTGGCAAAGATAAAAAGAAACCTGGAAGAGGGGAAGTCCTTTCTCAAAGAAAAGACAAAGCCACAACACCAAGTTAAGGCTTCGGCTTTCCGACATTTGCTCAAGTTCCAAAGTCAAAGCCAAGTCTGATTTGGTTGGTTCTCCGGCCCTTGTCAAGTCCATCTAGCAAGCCCTAAAGAGTAAAGGTCAAGATCAAGTGACGTGGAGGTAACTGCCAAAATTTCCTTTTGTATCCTATCATTCAAGCTCTTCCATTTCGATCAAGAACCTGTTTGTTTATAACtgtactattttaaatgtttCGTCCTTAAAACAGTGTAAGAGGAATGTTTGcagatatttgtttatttttcttttaattccCCAGTACAATGGATTTGAGTGGAATATTGGGAAATATCAGTCatttagatcagtgcttctcaaactaTCTAATGTGGTGGAACAACAATGGTTATTTTTCAAACGTGGCAGGAATCCTAGGAGCCCTTGTGGTAGAATGGCCTGGGTGTTGGAGTAAGTGCCTGGGAAACTAGAATTCCAATCCCTGCTTAGCCTTGGAAACGCACTGGGCGACCTTAGACAAGCTTGCACagcatgtggccctccaggtgttttggacttcaatttcatAATTCCAGACTCTTGGACAAGTTGGCTAAGGGTTCTGGGAGttagaatccaaaacacctggaggaccacaggttgtgaaGGCCTGCCTTAGAGTCCTCATAAGATCGCTTTACAACAAGACCACCAGGGACCAGTACATGGgacatattaatatttttattgtttgcagATTGGCAGTTGAGACTTCAGGGGGTGGCAACCATAACTTTGAGCAGCACTGATTTAGATGGTCTAGTGTAATTTTTGTGACATCGACAGCTACTTGTTTTAAATATCAATGCACAACGttatttaaaatgtgtgtgtgaaacatacatgaatgtCATGTTCAGACTTTAGTTCCATCACCAGAtagctcattatgtatatgcaagtattccaaaatctgaaaaaaaaaacaaagtaggaacacttctggtcccagggATTTCTCAGGAATACTAAAcctgtattttaattgttataatcaTCATCTTATTTTTGCATaacctagagcagtgattctcaacctgtggatctctagatgttttggccttcaactcccagaatttgggggaaattaCACTATGTAGAAACCTCGAACTTGAAGGAGACCTATCTTGCAGTAGTATCCATACTTTTCATACTAATACTTCCCTGTTTTCTTTGTGTGAAATGTCAATGCCAAGATTAAATTAGTGGGATCATTTCCATGTCTGGGTTTTTGTCTTTTGGAAGCAGCCATCTTTTTCATTTGCGGGCTACATATACTAATGAGCTGTAACTGTTTTTAATTCTCTGTTTGGGAATATGTGCCTGATATTctgttggttagtcccaactagagtagaggTATTCCATCAGTTGTTGGATGGTGGGTCAGTATAAAGGTAAATTTCATTGAATGAACAGGTCTACTTTAATCAGGACTAACATGGAATATCTTCCATTCTGTTTTTACTATCATAACTGCTGCAGGAACACCAATGTACTCAAATTGCTGCATAAAGTATAAAATGTCTCTACGCTTTCAGTTTGGAATAGCATATCAGAACATTTTGCTTGATTTAAATAGTATGTGAGTATTGTGGTCAATATTATATGAAACCATTTTTTGCTTTGTGCATGTTTAAAGCATCCTTAACAGATAGTCATGTTTGAAGATGTTCGTGATGCAGAAGACGCTCTTTATAACCTGAATAGAAAGTGGGTATGTGGCCGGCAAATTGAAATACAGTTTGCACAAGGTGATCGCAAAAGTAAGTGACTCTAAGAACTTCACTTACTTAGTCTATAAAATATTAAGAAAGCCACCCTTGTCATGAAAAATGAAAAGTAAAACACATACTACTAATAAGCAACGGGTGGAGGGACACACTATAAATAAGCCAGAAAATGCATGTGTGTGGAATGTACAGGAGACTGCAGTTTTCTTGCAATGTTCCAGTTCTGTTTTAAATTCTAGCACCAGGTCAGATGAAATCCAAGGAGCGTCGCCAGTGTTCACCAGTGGACTACCGAAGGTCAAGAAGCCGCAGCCGAAGAAGGACCCGAAGCAGAAGTACCTCGTGGGACTGGGGCAGGAGACACTCGGACAGTTTTAGAGAGTAAGTTTGCAGATCTTGataataaatatgaaaaaaaatagctTTTTATTCAGAGAACTTACTGTTGGACATACATCGGCTAATCTTATTGTGGAATCTGACCCTGAAAATGCTTTTAAATGAACAGGATTCTAACTAGACAGGAGAAGGAAAATGTGTGTACAAACGGTTAGTGGCTCTGCTTCTTAATATACATGATTTGGATCCCTTGGCTAGCTCTTCTTAGATATGGAAATTTAGGCATTTGTTGAATCTTGACATTGGGTTAATGTCATCTGCCTTTTTTCCTATACTGGTCCCAGACTTGTTATACCAATCACAAAAAATTAAAGCTTTATTGcgattattttaaaatagttggGGCTTCGTCTTGgttaaaataagaaaacaaaactaTATCTAACAAATAAAGTCAGCACACTATTTAGGTCACAGTATTCCTTCCATAAATAGATAGCAAGATCTACAAACCTTATCTAATACTCTGGATGATTTGCAGGTCAAGGCGTAGACGACATTCTTACAGCCAATCTAAGTCTCGCTCAAAATCTCTTCCAAGGCATTCTAGCTCACCAAGACGATCGATCACACCCCAAAGAAATTCGAGTCCCAGAAGAAGGTCGCGTTCAAAGTCCAACCAGAGGAGTTCAAAGTATGCTGAAAAATCACCATCCAGGTCCCATCGAAGGCGTTCCGGTTCAAGAACAAAGTCACGATCGCACCCAAAGCATTCAGGATCTCCAACTAGATCTCTGTCGAAGTCTCCTCGGAAACATAGTAATTCCAGTTCTCGTTCATACTCTCGGAATTTCTATCAGAGAAATAGTAACCAGTCAGTATCTGAAGAAGATTAATGTCTCTGGTTTTTTTTATGACAGTTTTTTTATGAGCAAAGAATAAAAAGAGCAAAAATCTCCGAGGGTTGTTTGAAATGAAAGGTAATTAACTGATGATGGCCTTGTTGTGTTGTCCTTTTGCTTCAATATGCAAAACTCTAAGATTTCTCttacttttaaagaaaatttgattttctcttttatttactCTTTATGTTCCCCGCATTTTTGTAAATAGGCCCCATTTTGTCCAGTTGTACAGTTTTTGCAGCTACACTAAAATGATTTATTTGTTTAAATCAGACTGTTGTTACTGTCTTGACGCTGCCAAAACCTAAAGATATTACAATTGTGCATTGGCTGGAAGCTGTGCAGAGAGCCTTTCTAGTTTGATGGGAAGAGCCATACAGTCTGTTTATCGTTCACAGTGTAATTATAATATAAACAAGGGTTTTTCACTTGAGTTTATTTTCACTTGAGGTAGGATTGGACCTGCTATATTCCAGTTCACAACTTTTCTTGTCTTTGTTTTCTTGTGGTACTGAGAATATAAAATTCTATTTTGAAGATAGCCCTTCTTAGATGTTCCTCAATTAGGTCTTAATACTGAAGTTAGCTGGTCTGTTATCAAGATACAGAAGTAGTTCAGAATTTGTGTAACATAGGAGTAGTCTGAGTCTCCCATTTGTCAGACTGTCATTTATTAAGATGTAGCttatattaaaaaagaaacataGCAGTTTCCCTTTCATCTTCCACATTGTCTAAACTTTATATACACCAGCTTCCAAATCCAGAGATCTCTGAGCTCATAAGTATTTTTGGATCTCCTCTTTCCCTGCAAAATTAAGGATTGGTAGGAGGAGGAAAGAGTGCCCTGGTATCCTTCCTTTATTGTAATAAAAAAATGTGGAATGTTTGTGTTGATTTTTAAACTACATAAACCAGAGGCACAGAACCAGAGGTAAGAAGTGGTATATTTTAGCTTGATCTAAACTTGGAGCAGAATGAAGTGCAAATGAAGAGGTAAAATACATTCTAAAACATAATATGataatgcattgaaatgcttCTCTAGAAATGGGACACCACCTCAGAGACAAATATCTTAAACTAAAATCTTGCTTCTTCCTGTGCTCATGCCCTATTCCTAGCAAGTCTTTAAGGTAAGAGAAAACTAATGTGTGATCATCCACACATTTTCTTGTGGATGTAAAAAAGTCTTTGTTTCTGTTCCACAATCCTGTAGAGAGAATGATCCTGTTGTCAGCTAGTGGATCAACAATAATGCCCATTAGTAGGCAAATCCAAATAGCTTTGGACATTTAAAAATGATAATTGGTTATATAAGGTCAGTTTGTCATCACTGTAATATAAGTTGTTAGACACATGTTTTTCAAGTATGTTGGAATGCTTTTGTGAAAGACTCTTAAAACAGTTAACTTTGTAGTGTGAACTTTCAGTTTATTGCATTTTATCCTTTCAAAATATTATATTAGGAGAGAAGTGTAAAATACACTTTAGGtcattcatttttcaaaattgTGTATCCCTGGGACTGTCTTTAACAATTGAACTGCtgaatttaaaattattattattagattgttTTAACTCACGTAACTGAGGgaattttggaaatattttgtgTTTAAATATACGGTAGCTGTAGTATTTGTTACCTTGTACAAGTTCTGCATTGTAGCACAATACTATAATGGCAGTAAAATGAGGTTTCACTTCATAAGCAAGAATACAGTTTTGTGTTCAGGGCTATTGTTAATTTATAACTTAAGAGTTTTTTTTCCCAATAAAACACTTgatgtttcttttctttgtttgtaagGTAGTTTGCTATTTTTCTTACATGGAAGAACACTGGTGAGCAACATTCATCTTTGGATAGGTAAAAAAGGGGCAGCATATTAGAAGTGTGTAATTAGGCATATTATGAAACGTGGCTGAAGAGACATTTTCTCCAACTCTGATACTACAGAGCCCAGAGGCATCCATTGAAGCCAAATTGTAAAACGTTCAACAGAGATTAAAAAAACCAATGCCCTACTGTCAGTAGAAATACTGTTGAATTCTGTACTCCAATACATTGTGATGATCACAGATTGGATCAATTCACGGCAGATGAGCCTACTAGTGGTTGCTAATCATGATaggtataccgtatatactcgagtataagctgagtttttcagcccttttttaagctgaaaaagcccccttggcttatactcgagtcaaagttatttattattttactggattattattattatatttacatttactctatttattataattacatttacattactctatttttattattatattaattattttactttattatatttattattttgctctttattgtgattattattttactctattgttcttattacatttattattttactcttattactgttattatatttccattattttattctgttattttgttgcatttattattgtactctattattattggaaggatttgtaagcacatttacattgaagaaggttagaataatggtttaatcagagttggacagtcttatcttaaattagttttatgcaTCTTCTGTACCTAATCTTATATTTTAAATGTCAAATCCTCATTACAACAGGCAAAACAGACTCTTGCATTTACGTAGAAAGAAGCACAATTGAACAAAGTCATTTATTTCTGTGCAAACACATAAGATCATGCAATTAATTGTCATCTTACTTTGATCATGATGACCAAAGCCATGCCTGAATAAATTGTCTATGTGCTTAAGACAGAGAAGATGAAAGAATCTTTTCAACCTTCAGACAATCTCCTGTAAAGTTGCAAAGATGGCTCATTCTTCATTGATGAGGTAGGAGCCccttgtggtgcaatgggttaaacccctgagctgctgaacgtgcttactgaaaggtcacaggttcaaatgtgGGGAGCGGGTGAGTTccagctgttagtcccagcttctgccaacctagcagtttgaaaaaactggaaatgtgagaagatcaataggtaccgctccggcaggaaggtaacggtgctccatgcagtcacgctgaccacatgattttggaggtgtctacagacaatgttggctcttcagcttagacatggcgatgagcaccaacccccagatttggacttgacgacttaatgtcaggggaaaacctttacctttttattaccTGATGCAAGTAATAACAGGCTACTGCAACCTCATCTACATGTCTTGTACTAAATTGGAATCAGTTCTTAGCTGGAGAAGACACTTCTTTTAATACCATTTGATGCTGTTCATGGTTACAATTTGTTTAGAGCTTTTGCTCTTAAAAGCCATTGTCGCTGAATTATTTCCAAGAGCAGTCTAGGAGTTTTCTGTCAAAACAAAGCCTTGTAATATTGAAGCTTCTAGTCCTAAATGGCCAACACAGAAGAAATCCGCTAGAGGGTGCTCAAAACATTTTGCACATGTCAAGAGCTCTCTTTCTGTAAACAACATGTCTCCCTTTAAATTAAATAGATTTTTAATTATTGAAAAGGACAAGCATATGCTTAATGAGGCAGAGGAAGGAATAGAGTGCCATAGGCAAAGGAATAATATTTATTCCCTGCCAAGTGGAGAGGAGTGTGGAAACATATTTTAGACAAGGGAACATATGAGGAAGCCTGGGACGTGAAACATTTCTCGCAAAAGGGGCCAACTCTGGCTGATTGAATTTGTGTGGTATGTGCTGCTCATGAAAAACAGATGGCCATGAAAACTAGGCCCTTTGACATGGTCTCTCTTCAAATCCTTACAAAGTTACCGCAAAGAAATGCTTTTTCTGTAGTCAACATTTTTGTCTGAAAAAATACCCTGAAGATTTATTCAAGTATAGACCTGTTTTTTCAGTTTAT is a window encoding:
- the LOC132760789 gene encoding serine/arginine-rich splicing factor 12-like isoform X1, producing the protein MSRYTRPPNTSLFVRNVADATRPEDLRHEFGRYGPVVDVYVPLDFYTRRPRGFAYIQFEDVRDAEDALYNLNRKWVCGRQIEIQFAQGDRKTPGQMKSKERRQCSPVDYRRSRSRSRRRTRSRSTSWDWGRRHSDSFRESRRRRHSYSQSKSRSKSLPRHSSSPRRSITPQRNSSPRRRSRSKSNQRSSKYAEKSPSRSHRRRSGSRTKSRSHPKHSGSPTRSLSKSPRKHSNSSSRSYSRNFYQRNSNQSVSEED
- the LOC132760789 gene encoding serine/arginine-rich splicing factor 12-like isoform X2; its protein translation is MSRYTRPPNTSLFVRNVADATRPEDLRHEFGRYGPVVDVYVPLDFYTRRPRGFAYIQFEDVRDAEDALYNLNRKWVCGRQIEIQFAQGDRKTPGQMKSKERRQCSPVDYRRSRSRSRRRTRSRSTSWDWGRRHSDSFREHSSSPRRSITPQRNSSPRRRSRSKSNQRSSKYAEKSPSRSHRRRSGSRTKSRSHPKHSGSPTRSLSKSPRKHSNSSSRSYSRNFYQRNSNQSVSEED